The proteins below come from a single Miscanthus floridulus cultivar M001 chromosome 1, ASM1932011v1, whole genome shotgun sequence genomic window:
- the LOC136466859 gene encoding uncharacterized protein codes for MGFFHGKTSKQTSRVKKLLELALSRLAIARRPRLARKSICRSDVGQLLSLGYLHRALLRAEQGIEEDNMLQSFDIIELYCKRLVEHATQLDKPQECSEEIREAAAGIMFAARWCGDLPELQLARTILEDKFGSDLAAVAKEGTGIVDPMLVWKLSGDKTNMELKKKVVKLIATENNIMVEFSELQEAIEHNNIGSPC; via the exons aTGGGATTCTTCCATGGGAAGACCTCCAAGCAGACCTCGAGGGTTAAGAAGCTTCTCGAGCTCGCCTTGTCGCGCCTCGCCATTGCACGCCGTCCCCGCCTTGCTCGCAAGTCGATCTGCCGTAGCGACGTCGGCCAGCTCCTCTCCCTCGGCTACCTCCACCGTGCTCTCCTTCGC GCAGAGCAGGGCATAGAGGAGGATAACATGCTGCAGTCGTTCGACATCATTGAGCTCTACTGCAAGCGACTCGTTGAGCATGCCACGCAATTAGACAAACCGCA GGAGTGCAGCGAGGAGATAAGGGAGGCCGCCGCTGGGATCATGTTTGCAGCCAGGTGGTGCGGCGATCTGCCGGAGCTGCAGCTCGCACGCACCatcctagaagacaagttcggcAGCGACTTGGCTGCGGTCGCAAAGGAGGGAACCGGCATTGTCGATCCCATG TTGGTGTGGAAGTTATCCGGCGACAAAACAAACATGGAGCTGAAGAAGAAAGTGGTCAAGTTAATCGCCACCGAAAACAATATCATGGTGGAGTTCTCCGAGCTCCAGGAAGCAATCGAGCACAACAACATTGGCAGTCCTTGCTAG
- the LOC136466654 gene encoding uncharacterized protein isoform X1, whose translation MDPPPARRTASKRRDRRRRRRQRQRTAAAAATATGVSEAVLAVEPQNAAATAPVAPAGAAATPATRGRNRRRSRRRRDRSARAAAAADEAPAASPVSDAISTQEGSAPQASWNLEAMAAHLRDNVLQTTTEKITSLDKTRKRNFQAGNKGLKDSAADGAVCASLACREHSVRENEASRSKIFKRSYVRFPIDSCTAQGTDMDYHKMKSADLPGNLEEVYQKRTCPGHLSLQKSEEYRENENVPSLNSSSLQEGKKRRKKRGGKRHNHRKKATSQDSPAPTAADNSGLMTFLSENCASGLKPEEQRKKQDQSKARMTNLVLVNNAKRSEPFGVNLEGAIEKSCELGTNSLDSTFENRYELAKSNLDCTNIVRNGLQEQDLACSSNSRNVNYLSPSHLAVEYMEKLKLVFSPGKSLGFPKKKLLILDLNGLLVDINEDYHNAHMADAKVRRKLVFRRPYCDDFLNFCALNFELGIWSSRKKENVDSVVNIVMSEFKPRLLFCWDLSKCTFTGHKTLENKHKPLVLKELRKLWNMEEPDLPWEEGDYSPSNTLLVDDSPYKALRNPPYTAIFPRSYSYLNWNDNSLGPGGDLRVYLQNLAAADDVERFVHNNPFGQPFITESDPHWNFYGQIADRERAPLTCCA comes from the exons ATGGACCCGCCGCCGGCGAGGCGCACGGCGTCCAAGCGGCGGGACCGTCGACGGCGccgccggcagcggcagcggaCAGCCGCAGCTGCAGCCACGGCAACGGGGGTCAGTGAGGCCGTGCTGGCCGTGGAGCCGCAGAACGCAGCGGCCACAGCCCCGGTGGCTCCGGCAGGCGCTGCTGCCACGCCGGCGACGAGGGGCAGGAACCGGCGGAGGTCTCGGAGACGGCGTGATCGGAGTGCCcgcgcggctgcggcggcggacgAAGCACCGGCTGCGTCCCCCGTTTCAG ATGCCATTTCAACTCAAGAAGGTTCTGCCCCGCAAGCAAGTTGGAATTTGGAAGCAATGGCAGCACATCTGAGAGATAATGTGCTGCAAACTACAACTGAGAAGATAACGAGCTTAGATAAAACAAGAAAGAGAAATTTTCAGGCTGGAAATAAGGGGCTAAAAGATTCTGCGGCTGATGGTGCTGTCTGCGCTTCTCTTGCCTGCCGTGAACATTCTGTCAGAGAAAATGAAGCCTCAAGGAGCAAGATATTCAAGAGATCCTATGTAAGATTCCCGATTGATAGTTGCACTGCACAAGGAACTGATATGGATTATCACAAGATGAAGAGTGCCGATTTGCCAGGGAACCTGGAAGAAGTATACCAGAAAAGAACATGTCCTGGCCACCTCTCTTTGCAGAAGTCGGAAGAATATAGGGAAAATGAAAATGTACCTTCTCTCAACTCCAGCAGTTTACAGGAGggaaaaaagagaaggaaaaaaaGAGGCGGGAAAAGGCATAATCATCGCAAAAAAGCTACATCACAGGATTCTCCAGCACCAACTGCTGCTGATAATTCTGGTTTGATGACGTTCCTTTCTGAGAACTGTGCTTCAGGTCTTAAACCAGAGGAACAGAGGAAAAAGCAAGATCAGAGCAAGGCACGCATGACTAACTTAGTTTTAGTCAACAATGCAAAGAGATCAGAACCATTTGGTGTGAATTTGGAAGGCGCTATTGAAAAGAGCTGTGAACTGGGAACGAATAGTTTGGACAGCACCTTTGAAAATAGGTATGAGCTGGCAAAGAGTAATTTGGACTGCACAAATATTGTAAGAAATGGATTGCAAGAGCAAGATTTAGCATGTTCTTCAAACAGCCGCAATGTTAACTACCTGAGCCCCTCCCATTTGGCTGTGGAATATATGGAAAAGCTCAAACTTGTCTTTTCACCGGGAAAGTCCTTAGGGTTTCCGAAGAAAAAGCTTCTCATCTTAGATCTTAATGGTTTACTTGTGGATATCAACGAAGACTACCACAATGCTCACATGGCTGATGCCAAGGTTCGAAGAAAATTAG TCTTCCGAAGGCCTTACTGTGATGATTTTCTCAACTTTTGCGCCCTGAATTTTGAGCTAGGCATATGGTCCTCAAGAAAAAA AGAAAATGTTGATTCGGTTGTTAATATTGTTATGAGCGAATTCAAACCGCGCCTACTGTTTTGTTGG GACTTGTCTAAATGCACATTCACTGGACACAAAACACTGGAGAACAAGCACAAACCATTGGTGCTGAAGGAATTGAGAAAACTATGGAACATGGAAGAACCAGATCTTCCATGGGAAGAGGGGGACTATTCACCTTCAAATACATTACTAGTGGATGATTCTCCTTACAAAGCTCTGCGCAATCCT CCGTATACTGCAATTTTTCCTCGCTCTTACAGTTACTTGAACTGGAATGACAATTCGCTGG GTCCCGGTGGAGACCTTCGTGTGTATCTGCAGAACCTAGCCGCTGCAGATGATGTTGAGCGTTTTGTTCATAATAATCCGTTTGGTCAACCCTTCATTACTGAGAGCGATCCGCATTGGAACTTCTATGGTCAGATTGCTGATAGAGAGCGTGCACCCTTGACATGTTGTGCTTGA
- the LOC136466778 gene encoding large ribosomal subunit protein uL13w-like has translation MVSGSGVCVKRIVVDARHHMLGRLSSIIAKELLNGQKVVVVRCEEICMSGGLVRQKMKYLRFLRKRMNTKPSHGPIHFRAPAKILWRTIRGMIPHKTKRGEAALARLKTYEGVPPPYDKTKRVVIPDALKVLRLQPGHKYCLLGELSKEVGWNYHDTIRELEEKRKEKAKVAYERRKQLAKLRVKAEKTAEEKLGSQLEILAPIKY, from the exons ATGGTCTCCGGTTCCGGCGTGTGCGTGAAGCGCATCGTGGTGGACGCGCGCCACCACATGCTCGGCCGCCTGTCGTCGATTATCGCCAAGGAGCTCCTCAATGGGCAGAAGGTGGTCGTCGTCCGCTGCGAGGAGATCTGCATGTCGGGCGGCCTCGTCCGCCAGAAGATGAAGTACCTCCGCTTCCTCCGCAAGCGGATGAACACAAAGCCGTCTCACGGCCCCATCCACTTCCGCGCCCCTGCCAAGATCCTGTGGCGCACCATCCGCGG TATGATTCCGCACAAGACCAAGAGGGGAGAGGCGGCTCTGGCGAGGCTCAAGACCTACGAGGGCGTCCCGCCGCCGTACGACAAGACCAAGCGCGTGGTCATCCCTGACGCTCTTAA GGTTCTGAGGCTGCAGCCTGGACACAAGTATTGCCTCCTCGGTGAGCTCTCTAAGGAGGTCGGATGGAACTACCATGACACCATCAGG GAACTTGAGgagaagaggaaggagaaggccaaggttgCCTATGAGAGGAGGAAGCAACTGGCCAAGCTGCGTGTCAAGGCTGAGAAGACAGCCGAGGAGAAGCTGGGATCTCAGCTGGAGATTCTTGCCCCGATCAAGTACTGA
- the LOC136466654 gene encoding uncharacterized protein isoform X2 has translation MAAHLRDNVLQTTTEKITSLDKTRKRNFQAGNKGLKDSAADGAVCASLACREHSVRENEASRSKIFKRSYVRFPIDSCTAQGTDMDYHKMKSADLPGNLEEVYQKRTCPGHLSLQKSEEYRENENVPSLNSSSLQEGKKRRKKRGGKRHNHRKKATSQDSPAPTAADNSGLMTFLSENCASGLKPEEQRKKQDQSKARMTNLVLVNNAKRSEPFGVNLEGAIEKSCELGTNSLDSTFENRYELAKSNLDCTNIVRNGLQEQDLACSSNSRNVNYLSPSHLAVEYMEKLKLVFSPGKSLGFPKKKLLILDLNGLLVDINEDYHNAHMADAKVRRKLVFRRPYCDDFLNFCALNFELGIWSSRKKENVDSVVNIVMSEFKPRLLFCWDLSKCTFTGHKTLENKHKPLVLKELRKLWNMEEPDLPWEEGDYSPSNTLLVDDSPYKALRNPPYTAIFPRSYSYLNWNDNSLGPGGDLRVYLQNLAAADDVERFVHNNPFGQPFITESDPHWNFYGQIADRERAPLTCCA, from the exons ATGGCAGCACATCTGAGAGATAATGTGCTGCAAACTACAACTGAGAAGATAACGAGCTTAGATAAAACAAGAAAGAGAAATTTTCAGGCTGGAAATAAGGGGCTAAAAGATTCTGCGGCTGATGGTGCTGTCTGCGCTTCTCTTGCCTGCCGTGAACATTCTGTCAGAGAAAATGAAGCCTCAAGGAGCAAGATATTCAAGAGATCCTATGTAAGATTCCCGATTGATAGTTGCACTGCACAAGGAACTGATATGGATTATCACAAGATGAAGAGTGCCGATTTGCCAGGGAACCTGGAAGAAGTATACCAGAAAAGAACATGTCCTGGCCACCTCTCTTTGCAGAAGTCGGAAGAATATAGGGAAAATGAAAATGTACCTTCTCTCAACTCCAGCAGTTTACAGGAGggaaaaaagagaaggaaaaaaaGAGGCGGGAAAAGGCATAATCATCGCAAAAAAGCTACATCACAGGATTCTCCAGCACCAACTGCTGCTGATAATTCTGGTTTGATGACGTTCCTTTCTGAGAACTGTGCTTCAGGTCTTAAACCAGAGGAACAGAGGAAAAAGCAAGATCAGAGCAAGGCACGCATGACTAACTTAGTTTTAGTCAACAATGCAAAGAGATCAGAACCATTTGGTGTGAATTTGGAAGGCGCTATTGAAAAGAGCTGTGAACTGGGAACGAATAGTTTGGACAGCACCTTTGAAAATAGGTATGAGCTGGCAAAGAGTAATTTGGACTGCACAAATATTGTAAGAAATGGATTGCAAGAGCAAGATTTAGCATGTTCTTCAAACAGCCGCAATGTTAACTACCTGAGCCCCTCCCATTTGGCTGTGGAATATATGGAAAAGCTCAAACTTGTCTTTTCACCGGGAAAGTCCTTAGGGTTTCCGAAGAAAAAGCTTCTCATCTTAGATCTTAATGGTTTACTTGTGGATATCAACGAAGACTACCACAATGCTCACATGGCTGATGCCAAGGTTCGAAGAAAATTAG TCTTCCGAAGGCCTTACTGTGATGATTTTCTCAACTTTTGCGCCCTGAATTTTGAGCTAGGCATATGGTCCTCAAGAAAAAA AGAAAATGTTGATTCGGTTGTTAATATTGTTATGAGCGAATTCAAACCGCGCCTACTGTTTTGTTGG GACTTGTCTAAATGCACATTCACTGGACACAAAACACTGGAGAACAAGCACAAACCATTGGTGCTGAAGGAATTGAGAAAACTATGGAACATGGAAGAACCAGATCTTCCATGGGAAGAGGGGGACTATTCACCTTCAAATACATTACTAGTGGATGATTCTCCTTACAAAGCTCTGCGCAATCCT CCGTATACTGCAATTTTTCCTCGCTCTTACAGTTACTTGAACTGGAATGACAATTCGCTGG GTCCCGGTGGAGACCTTCGTGTGTATCTGCAGAACCTAGCCGCTGCAGATGATGTTGAGCGTTTTGTTCATAATAATCCGTTTGGTCAACCCTTCATTACTGAGAGCGATCCGCATTGGAACTTCTATGGTCAGATTGCTGATAGAGAGCGTGCACCCTTGACATGTTGTGCTTGA